CTTTAAATACAATGCATAATGaaacagttattcaagcgcgtttgtgtcatgaactttcaggtatgttttttgtttgttttaaggcaagaaaactgcgttctgcagttgccgtggtaactggatagtaagatacagtttcaaaagcttctCGAATctcgcttaacatctttctcactaacCCTTCCGGCCAAGAGCAATCCCCCCGTCTCCCATGTTACCTACTGGTCAGCTCTTCCAGTAcctctattacaaaatacactaccaAAGAGTAtgaccaaaaaagaaaacaccaaaccccgtgacagcaacgatcaacattccagctctgcacatatacaccagcgcgcacacacctatgcacacatgcgcaatgcacaggccacgcagtcacatcggtcacacaccgtgggTGACAGCGACTGGGTGGGgatgtttgatgttggtcaaacgaaaaccgccaaaaaaagaaaggcgtcgcattatgggggaggggggagggagacgacactcgatgtaccgatgtactgtcggctgctttcttcgctcaggcttcaacacagcctgcattagcatggcaaacaagaccaacggactgtccccgatctgatcgtcagaggtgttagagcctccacttgccccAGGGCTCGCTTTTGTGatggtgatgaccgtctcctctctacgttccactacctttcttcagttctttgctctttgtgaggaattacgtctcaaatattgggggggcaaaaggatattcctgcccccccccctgtattttccttgggggggcggctgcccccgctgcccccctggttcctacgccactgtataTTTAATCATTAATGTGGCAGAAGAAATAAGTAAGAGATTATTTACGATATTCTAAAAGATGTTTCTCGGGTGAAATGCCATCATTAAAGGAAATGAGATTTGTATGTAATAATCTGCTGCAGTTTAAATTTTAACTTGTTTTCAATTTTGCTTTTCTGTAGTAGGTGATGGATGCCTGTGATAAAATATACTCATTGCTACTTGTCAAGACGGCCATTTAGCCTGGATGTTCATGCCAGATaatttgtaagaaataaaatatcgtTACTTCCACGTGTACTAACGTCAAGTGAGATAACTGACGTtcagttgtgacgtcacattgtAACTGCAGCGAGCAGCCACGTGCACAGACACAAGAGCACGCAAGCCAGCCCAGAATGTTGCTCTCTCTTGTTACATACATGCTGGTCCACAACTACAGGCATCGTGCTGCTGATGTGTCCACAAGCACATAATCATGTATatcattatatattattatatatccTAGCTTTGCAGTCGGATAGAACTGTTGTTAGCGGGCATCACAACATGGAAACTGTTTGGACTATGTGCGAAAATCTCTGTGGCTTTGAGTACACATGAAATCCAGTTCTCGCATTTAAATTCTGACAAAGACATGTCGGAAATCTTGTGTGAGCTAATAATACGTATATTTAATACATATAAAGGTATTAGAGGCAAAGTATCCGGAACAGACCTTAGGAGCGTTGACCGTGGCCCTAGTCAAGTGGGGACCGGCGTGTGATGGCGGAGTCCAACCCACTTGTGTCATCTTTACCTTCCCCTGATAAATTATACACCGAGGTGGGCTGGCCGTGTGGGTAGGTGGATGTCAGGGCTTTTTACCGACACAGGTCACAGCAGGCCTCGGAACAGCGAGCGTTTAATCTGAAGTTGAGCGCTAACCCTCGGTTACACCACATCCCATGATAATGTGAAAGGTGCAGTGGAAAAGTAATGGTGAATTTTGTGAACTCATAAACATCTTGACCAACAGACTATTGTTGTCTTACTGTTGCCCACTTTTCTAGCTCGTTGGGCTGTGCTAATATATGTCGGGGAGGTTTAATGagagaatatttttaactaGCTGCAATACATGAGTAAATCTTTTACTTTCCTACCCGTTTCTACTCGCTCTGCCGACTCTTTCCCTTACCTGTTATCTTGTAATAGTAAATCTAGATAAGGTGTTCCGTCTGTTCCTAGCCTAGCTAGTCTGGAAATcttattcacaaaaaaaaaaaaaaaaaaaaaaaaaaaaaacacaggagAGACACCCCTAGAgcatatttgtatatttttctaatCACATTCCACCCCCACAACAGCGTGAGAACCCAAATCCCAGTTGGACACAAAGATTCGCTAAGCAACCAACATCGCAGATCAACAATGTTTGGTGTAGACACAGGTAAACTGTAAAAATAGTTGAGGGCTTAACCGTGGAGAGCGGCTCGACCAGTTGTCAACAGGTAGCGGGTGGAGGTGTGCACTGCACGTGACGGCCACCTTACGTCACGAGGCTCACAACCTGTTGGCGGGACTCAGGGTGGGCGGCATGAGGTGGGAAGGGATTGTTGAGCTACAGTGGGAGAGTACACAACACCTGTCCTGCAGGTCATCACCCCAATCCTTCATGGCaacgatttttattttaatatctgctACCCACACAGTGCAGGTGGTCCAGATACATTCCGGTGCATTGCTACATGTTAAGAATGAAAGGGATTGTCGCAGGATAAATGTTTCGGATAAGCTGATCTCATAAATATGATGTTTTTGAAATGGTTGGTGACGTCAGTCCGCCCAGCCAGCACAAAACTGACCTTTCCAAAGTAAATGTTGACGAACGATGAACTTTTGTATAAGAAAAATGCTAACGGAAGTCCATCACTTACAATGATCAAACAAATAGACCATATCCTAGTTTCTGATCACGTGATGGGCAAAGGTGTGTGTAGAAAGAATGTATCCTGATGTCCACGGCCTGCATCTGTCTCTTCCACCTCTCAATTCAACTCAGTAAatctttgctgtcttttccGCCgaaaaaatttttgttgaaagttctagtaaaagcaattaaataaagatgtttaaaatCTACACCGTCATAAGCAAATTTGTACCACAATGCCAAAGATGCCAACAGTTGATATATGATAAGctttcaacatttattattcctttttaaAGGAGCAAAATGctctgtaaattttaaatttacaatgAAAGGCTTGGTAGAGAGGATAGCCATCCATGACGTTTGTCGTCGGCTTATTTGAGGAGGAGCCGCCCTACTGACATGTTCGCTTTTTCACAGGAGCGGACCTAACCTAGACGAGGCCATGTCATCCTGGCAACGCCCGTAGTCCAGTTGTTTGATACCAGACTGTTGCCTCCATCCCTTGCAAGATTGAGTCCAGGGGTGGAAAGAGTAAACGGTTTGTTTACAGTCCTGCTAATGTATTGTCTAAAAATTGAAGTCTCACTCTCACCTTTGCTGTTGGTGTTTATGGAATTTACATGCGACACGAAAATGTTTTGAGACATTATGCTCAACGATACCCCACCTACCTGACAACTCTCGTGTTGTGTAGACGTTAGCTCTCCTAGTTCCATACCACCCACCTCGAGACGTTGATGACGTCCGCTCTTGAGTTCAGGATGCGCGAGAGCACCTTCGCACCTTCGCGAGACCCAGCAGGTCAGCAGGTCAGCCGGGAAAAGGCGTCTGCTTGATCACACCTACTTGATCACACCTCTTTCCAGTGCGCAAATGAGCCATACCTTCAGGGACAGACTATGACGCAGTCTTCCCAATTCTATAAAAGGTGGACCTTCCATTCACAGCACCAAAGCGGGTGGAGAAGACCCGCAAGCCACAGATTGGTCTAGAAGAGACTTCAGCTCGTGCACCGCCATAGTATGACAAAGTTTTTCAATGtgatatgtttatatatttatacatgaaTATCTAGCATCgcttaaagaagaaaaacattcataTTTCTCGATGAGTAATGTCTATTTGGTTGATTTTTCATGTTTGGTGAACAGGATGTTTATTCTCTAATCGAGTGTAGACGTTAAGATTGGGGAAAAGGAAGAGATTCAAAAAGACTATTTATAACTTTACTCATATTTTTTCCATCAGCTCTTTACATTTGGGAGGTGTTTACTGAGCTTTCTCTTCGCGTAAGCTGTAAAGAACTAATGTTTACTGAGTATTGCATGGATTTGCAGCCACCacttgttgaaaatgttttgcatccggtttcactttttattactgttctatacacgtttttttttttccttggtgcAGGCTgagtatttttctctctgttgtcAACAagtaagtttgaaaaaatgagAAACGTCATTCAGAGCATTATTCCGATCCTGCTGCTGACTTGTCCCTCACCTGCCGACTCGACCGCAACTTTTCGTCTCGAAGCGGAGTCTCTGCTCTCGACCCACGCCACTCGTTTCCGGACATCAGCATCTGGGGGCAGGACCGTGTACAGCATCACACCCGGAGAGGAGCTCATCTTCCCCGTCTGTCTCTACCAACCCGTCCTCGCTGACGTCACCGTGCGGTACTCTAACGATGGCGGCAGTGACGTAGTGAAGGTCAAGGTGGACAATGTCGTAGCCGGCTCCATCCTGACTTTCGCTGAATCCAAGGGAGGCTACAACTGGGAAGTGATGCGTGAAGAGACGGTGTACAACGTGTCCCTGGGACAAGGTCTTCGCCGCCTGGCGGTGGAGTTCTCCCAGGTGGATGCCTACGGCGTGGAGGTGGACTGCCTTGACGTCACGGTGTACGACGACTTCCTCAACCAGAAGACGTTCGACTGCAGCCTGGCACTGGCCGGAGAGCCGCAGATCGGCAAATCAGACACAAACGAGCGGGTGAAATCCGGGTACGTGGAGCAGCACAGCTACGTCACAACCTGCCCCGAGGAGGACAATGTACACCTGGCGGCGTACCACGACTCTGTCGTCAACTACACCATCACGGTAGGACACGCAACAGCCACTACGATGAACTATGTTGTTAAAACCTTTAGAAACTTTCTACGGACTTTTAGATATTCTCTGAGGTGAATAGATATCGTAATATCCgattacaaattttaaacaaaatacaaaattccTAAAACCGTTCCGGATGATTTTTACGTGTATGTCACAAGCTTGATTTATTTTCAGGTGCGTGAGTTTATTTcattgtaaactatttttgtaGCAAAACTAAGGCATTGAGTTCTTCCATCAACTTTGAGATATTCGTCTCTAGTCAGCCTTTAAGTAACATCAGCAACTCAACTGCTTACAGGCGACAAACCCCTTGTACAGAAGCTACAAGGACTACAAAGAGCCTGACTTCAGCACGTGCCCTCGACTACAGTCCAACTACTGGCACCTGGAGGACGTTCGCGCCAACGACAACGGCAGCATCGCCCAGGGCAACGAGACGAACACAGTGACTGTGTCCACCACAAGCTACGATGATATCATCTATAGTGACAAGATCGCCATCACCTTCACACTTAAGGCAAGTCACATGACatcacattcattcattcactcattcattcattcatttattgtCCTAgtgttattaaagaaaatttaaaaccgAGTTATTATATTAACGCCATTTGGGACCAAAGGGATGATCACGACCGGCTCGAAACCCATTGACCAGCCAGCTTTCCCCATAGCTTCCTAAACTAGAGAATGTTTGGCCTTCacttgtgtttttatgtgttaaGCTACTGTTTTGGCATCTGCCTTAGAAATTAACTTGAAAGAGAAAGCACTTCATTGTACGAGTAAAATTAGTTGAATTCTATTCTTTATAACTTTGAAATCAAAAAGCTCCCAGTTCTTTCTCCCAGATACCACGTGAACGTCTCCTCTTCTTCAGTAGACATCcattgacatttttcttctggTTTCTTGATATTCAAACAGGGAATAAGTGACGGCTTCATTGACGCAGAATTTCGATCCATCTTGGAGGCGACCTTTGTCCCAGTTGCTGGGTCAACTGCAAGGATTAGAGTAGCTTTCGTCCGGAAAAACGGAAAGGAGGAGGTGCTAGATGAGTTCTCCTCCGACTACTC
This is a stretch of genomic DNA from Pomacea canaliculata isolate SZHN2017 linkage group LG3, ASM307304v1, whole genome shotgun sequence. It encodes these proteins:
- the LOC112560764 gene encoding uncharacterized protein LOC112560764 encodes the protein MRNVIQSIIPILLLTCPSPADSTATFRLEAESLLSTHATRFRTSASGGRTVYSITPGEELIFPVCLYQPVLADVTVRYSNDGGSDVVKVKVDNVVAGSILTFAESKGGYNWEVMREETVYNVSLGQGLRRLAVEFSQVDAYGVEVDCLDVTVYDDFLNQKTFDCSLALAGEPQIGKSDTNERVKSGYVEQHSYVTTCPEEDNVHLAAYHDSVVNYTITATNPLYRSYKDYKEPDFSTCPRLQSNYWHLEDVRANDNGSIAQGNETNTVTVSTTSYDDIIYSDKIAITFTLKGISDGFIDAEFRSILEATFVPVAGSTARIRVAFVRKNGKEEVLDEFSSDYSVSRKWTFPEMTWSGNQPNVIYVYVSQNVIIQRMELRRDSMRPDTATVMYSNDAIILQGFDVDFWWRKPAGESLTIQVGNKYFTDFSYFALYVATPWNSKGGFQQLLVIYQDGNVRLLPPPPSSPVQGQWVPFGTSILLGKSKVSDPRPSAPIRTIQVDPATLSMALTYYDGSSCSITLTYSPVETVLHVNNVQFGPSTSGPFATFRSMFVEFGKADADSLQSDLQGPVHAMGRWTAVNGSDFLLYRRVESYHNTQSPDIRLTIRA